In Citrus sinensis cultivar Valencia sweet orange chromosome 2, DVS_A1.0, whole genome shotgun sequence, a single genomic region encodes these proteins:
- the LOC127900248 gene encoding uncharacterized protein LOC127900248, translating into MGKSKLALHNPPGPIKEPRMMKIPYVDHFPGRITSMCKLDVVVNAIREKLTRQQWKLFKDDIFGHFLQCRRYPFSGVIVHNILLRQVSHGDGNDKDELWFQVGDHLIRLSIGEWCLVTGLCYGEKVFLTKHKTNHRLLNKYFGGRIRDINLGQFEEIFMNLRFKTMNDTDALKIAMFYFADRVLHGRKDHCQINFNLLNEVDDINHFRSIPWGRLSWETIYKSIDNVLNGKAKKFKKASAENPLHRIEKYNFYGFTSAVHAWIFEAIEGLPLEWVEKIKRKGARIVRWKPVASSNINFGEVYSYLNERLDGTIFQTLKPDAKERATNYWKSVEDYVPYLPSWVRNVGIIYSIIENRMQSHCFLNP; encoded by the exons ATGGGCAAATCAAAATTAGCATTGCATAACCCACCCGGACCGATTAAAGAACCGAGAATGATGAAGATACCTTATGTTGATCACTTCCCTGGGCGTATCACGAGTATGTGCAAATTAGATGTCGTTGTTAATGCCATCCGGGAAAAATTAACAAGGCAACAGTGGAAGCTATTCAAAGATgatatatttgggcatttcCTACAGTGCCGGCGCTATCCGTTCAGTGGCGTGATTGTGCACAATATATTGCTTCGGCAAGTGTCACATGGCGATGGAAATGACAAAGATGAGTTATGGTTTCAAGTTGGCGACCATTTGATACGGCTATCGATTGGAGAGTGGTGCCTAGTAACGGGACTTTGCTATGGCGAAAAAGTATTCCTGACGAAGCATAAAACAAATCATAGGTTACTTAATAAGTACTTTGGAGGCAGGATTCGCGATATAAATCTTGGCCAGTTCGAGGAAATATTTATGAACTTACGCTTCAAGACTATGAATGACACCGATGCGCTAAAAATTGCCATGTTTTACTTTGCTGATAGAGTGCTACACGGAAGAAAGGATCattgtcaaatcaatttcaatttacttAATGAGGTAGATGACATAAATCATTTTCGAAGTATTCCGTGGGGTCGTTTGTCATGGgaaacaatatataaaagcATTGATAATGTATTGAACGGCAAAgccaaaaaatttaagaaggcAAGCGCAGAAAATCCATTGCATAGAATTGAGAAATACAACTTTTACGGCTTTACGTCGGCAGTGCAT GCATGGATTTTTGAAGCGATCGAAGGACTACCATTAGAGTGGGtggagaaaattaagaggaagGGTGCTCGGATCGTGCGATGGAAGCCTGtggcttcttcaaatattAACTTCGGCGAAGTGTATTCATACCTGAACGAGCGTCTT GATGGCACCATTTTCCAAACCCTGAAACCGGATGCAAAGGAGAGAGCCACAAATTATTGGAAGAGTGTCGAGGATTACGTGCCATATTTGCCAAGTTGGGTCCGTAATGTGGGTATCATCTATAGTATCATTGAAAACCGGATGCAAAGTCATTGTTTTCTGAATCCATGA